The Gadus macrocephalus chromosome 12, ASM3116895v1 genome segment cacacacacacacacacacacacacacacacacttaaagatGCCCATTCATGTCTGTTGAATCTTCCTGTGCCCTAAAACAGACCcagtaaaacaattaaaatacaaaatggatCCAGTAACGATTACTACTTActttaaaaaatacttttgccCATTGCTGGTATAGGCCATTTCCCAGCCGGGAGGCAGAGGCAGTTCCTCGGCCACATCGAAGGACtggtggcgctggtggtggtggaggttctgGGAGCTGGGGTTGGCCCCGGTCCCGAGCTGAAGGGAGGCCGGAGAAGAGTGGGAGCGGGTGTGGGAGACCTGGAGACGGGGAGGCTGGCAGGTGGAGTCGGTGCTGCTCTGTCTAGAGTGAGACCCCGAGTCTGGTTCTTTAAAAAATGACTCTGGGAGCATTTTCTTTCTCCACGACGAGGGTTTTGGATTCATGACAGAATTGAAAAGGGCCTGTAGTTCAGTGTCCGAGTCCTGGGCTACGTGCACGACCTGTTGCCCCGGCATGAGCTGGTGCTGGTTGGAGTTCATATCGCTTTAAAATAGTTGAAGAAAGGGACGAGGAAACGAGTATAATGTCGGAATGCCTGGACAATAAACTGTCCCCTCGATGACGACAAAAGAGTACTGATTGCGGCCTCCAGTCTTGTCAACAGTACCCTCCCCGAGTTCTCTACCGACACTCCAGTTTgggaaaaaactttttttttgttcaacCGACCGAAATAACTTTGAACGATTAGAAAGACGATCCCGGTGCTAGAAAAGTtccaatagtataataatagcGATAGTTTCCACGGTTCACAACAAGTTTTGCTTGTTTTTCTCCCCTTGTAGGTCGACGTCCCAACTCAACGTTGGTAACTGGGGAATTTGCTGGGACCGGACGCTCGGGTggtgctcatgaatattcaacaGGGGAGGGCTTGGAGTTAGTTTATTCAAGTTAGACAAGGCTGCACCGGTGTACTGGTTGTATGACAGGGAATGGCGCTCCTTCACTTGTTGTATTTTGCCAAAAGAAAATGCTTGAGTTTATTACGAATGTAGGCTTCAGTTCAATCTATCTAAAAGGTTGTTAAAATTGTTTCGGGGGAGGTTGCCCTCAGTTTCCAGGGCAGAACCCCTAGACCCCCCTATTCACTTGGTCATTGTAGGCTACTATGTTGTACACCCTAGTTGCCTATTGATTGAATATTACAGGGTATGGTATAATACAAAAGTCTAGATGTGAACAAACTCATGGTCTTATGTTATCTGATAATGATTTGATAAAAGAGAGTTATCCAACTTCCCAATCACTGCACCACTGAAAAGCGTATCAACTATTTAAGATTATTGAAAAGTATAATGTGCCACTGATCTCTGCAGACATCAACTTTCACACTAACATCTTTCAAACAGAGCTGGTGGCAAGATGTtagttaacacacaaacaattaacaCGCGTGCAAACAATTCTAGATGTTGAGTTGGAAACAGAATAACAATTATAAAGGTCAGTTATCAATTATTTTGACAGAACGATGTAGAACTGACAGCATGAAGTCCATTCAATATATATGCTGTCAGTTCTATATGCTTAGCTTACCAGTGGGTAATAGGGATAAAATGGAGGAGAAACAATGGGCATGGCTAGGGAGTGGCATTGGGGAGAGCCTACACAGCAAGGGCACCATCAAAGTTTGAATGAATCAACTGAATGCCTTGAAGAAATACTGCTGAAAATCTGACAAATTGCCTCATCAGAGCTCTTCTCAGGAATTATTTTATTTGGGATATGAGCAAGACATTCTTGTGCAGAATGTTCTGGTAAGAGaacataattattcattcaTATTGTAAAACAGCAGCCAAAATCCTTCACACTTTTACCATGGTTGACTTCTGATTTGATGGTGTGTGATGATAACATTTGCTTTACGACAGGAGGTAATGGATGGATGATAATCTCACAGTGGTTTTCCTACAGCCTTCGGAACTGCTTTGTGACCCTTTTCAACCTGATATGGCTGAACAACTTGCTTTCTTATCTCACCAAGAATTTATTTTGATTGCGGCAGTGATGACCATCACTGCTTGTTGAGACAACTCCACAATAATGATACGATTGCTAAGATCATGTTTGGATTCAAAATGATCAACCAGCCTGGGTGTGTCCGGATCAATTTAATCCTATGATCAATCACATTTGGATTAATGATAAAGTAActaaggggacacacacacacacacaccacccacacaaacacacacacttttgcttTAAATAAATACGACTTAAAACTTTGACAAATTTGCAAAATATAGGAAATTAAGAAGGGGGCAAATATGTTTCACAGCACTATGCAAAAAAAATGTGTAACCTGATTCTGATATCAACACGACTTAAACAGGAATTAACAAACTTCTGCAATTCTAGACCTCCCTTGGCCAATCATCTGTTGCTTTCATGGCCATAAGACAACTTAAAGATATTCCAACAGAACTAATGAACTCATGTTCCATCTTTGTCTCTTCTAAGAAAACATTAGATACTCACACAGCAGACATTTGTAGAGAGGACAGAGATCAAATAAGTAACAAGCAGACTTCAATAAAaggtatgttatttttttttaatctatatgCAACTTGGTTAGCTAGTATGCATAAAGCAAGTGTAATGTAACAATCATAACATCTTCCATTTAAGTCACAGCAGGTAGATTTATTCTTAGTTGTCTGGTTGCAAAATGGACAACTGGACATTCTCCTTCTGAATTGTCTGTTAgaattattttttactttaatgACGGCAAATCTTTAGGCTCTGAGCatccatacacactcacactaccACTAACATGACAGTTCTTATATTTTCACAATAAAATGAAAGGGCCTGTTATTTGATGATGGGAGAACTACACCAAGCATTTGATTTTCTCCTTATCTCAAGGGGtcttaataatttatttattaatattatagaTTATGTGCATAACAATACAATTGGTTAATATGGGCAATAAACACAGTTCAATAATAAATTCTAAGTGGCACAATGCAGATTACATAACAGGAATCTTGATGAGCTGATTACAATATGTAAAAAACAAAGTGGCAATATATGTTTAATAACAATACACAAATTAATGCAGTATCAAAAGCAACAACGTTCTTGTTTCAAAATAGAGTTGTGTGCTATAAAGAACAGGGTGTTTCAGTCTAGCAATAGAAATGATCATAAGGttgtagaaaaaaacaaaaaaatcgagGTATTCATTTAATGTTGCGCAGGATGCGGCGTGCATGGTTGTTTTTCATTGAAGCCAGTGCAGCTTCCAGCACTGCGATTAGGTGAAGGAGTGTTGAGGGGTTGGTCTGTAAACAGCACCTCCTGTTCTCACTGGTTCCAGCTGATACAAGTagtagatatcatggtgaattcTTTTTTTCTAACAATTTATGCAAAGAATTTCCTGACCTTGAGGTTTTTGTGCTTTTACCTTTTATTTTGCAAGCATACAGATTGAGGCTGAGTTGCATTCATATATGTTGTACCAACCTGTACATCCAGCCTCCATTCTAAGTTATGGTAAGAAGGCAGACTTGGCGCCAGCTGAGTGAGTGTGCTGCGGATCGTAGTCTGGTTCTCCACATAGAGCTGAAAACAGAGAATCGATTATGTTTTAGTGTTACATTGTTATATGGAATGAGAAAGACTGAAGAAAGCTaagatattgtttttatttattcacattCAAGCCACTTCCCCTTCAGGCTTTGATATTCAAGCATGTTATTTAATCATCACAATCAAATATGAAACAAAAAGATGGATATTTTAGTATTTGTATGTAAGCCGCATGCATGCCACGAAATAAAACGTCAATGTGCTAACCATCTGTCTACCCATCTTGACATCTGAGTTGATATACTCTTACTATTTGCAGCATTATCATTATTCAGCAGAAGTGACTTACAATGAATTCAGATATATCATTATTGAGCATATGGGGGTTAGGTTTTTTGGCTCAAGAATGCCTACGACAGCTAGGCTGTAGACATTCGGGATCTAATCCGCAACCTTTCGGCTGGAAGTCGATACCCTAGCTAGCCACTACACTATCCTAACCCCACATTATCTTGTCTTAATGTTGACATGACAACCGATGTCCGTGTCTGAGGTGGTATCTAACAGACATTCGAAAAGTATTGAACAATTTGaatgaacaaataaatattacaatataataaacattataaattgTGTCATCTAGCCTAACTATTTTAATTATGTGCACTTTTGCTTAGTTATAGACTTAATAGCTCtaataaaatgtttttatttatcataGGTCATAGGATGTCTAATGGGAACATGGAAGAAATTGTGTACAATATTCGACATGCCATGACAGAAAGGAAACTCACCTGTAAAAGGATTTTGTTTAGCTCTGTACTGAAACCCAAAACCATCACAGAGTCCTTGAAATCAATATCTGTAATctgtgagtgcacacacacacacacacacacacacacacacacacacacacacacacacacacacacacacacacacacacacacacacacacacacacacacttagaattACTTACATCCACAAAAGATTAAATAAGTACCAATGTTTGAGTTAGACGCACCATAAGTTTAGAACTTTCAGTCAACAGAAACATTAGGCCTTCTACTCCATGCTGCACGGTTGTGATAGGAAAACCAAGCTTTCCTTAAAAAGAAAACACTCATGGTTGTTAACAACTGTAATATAATGCAATATtaggttaaaaataaaatacatactaCTGTGATACTATTCAATGTGATCCATATTTGCTTTATTAATGTTTTCCATACACACTAAAAAAATCTACAGCAGCAAGCAAGCTTGTTGGGGGATCAATATTTGGTGTTATGTGAAGAGGCAGCGGACATTTATAAAAGGAAAACAAGTGTTAAGAGTCTTAAGGTTGGAGGATGGTTAagcttgtcaaataaaacaaaataaaaggaaaCAGGCTTTCCAAATATCATCTTTAGTGTTCTGAATGAAGGTTAAGTTAAGTCATGCGTTTTGGTGGCAATCTTGGCATTAATCAAGTCACAGTTGAATATAGTTTAGTAATATAGTTTGCACAACTGCCTTTTGTGTCTTGTGGGGTCTGACAAATGAAATTTGTCCAGATTAGTGGTTAAAAATAAAAGCAACTTACTTGCTGCTCCGTCGTAGACTTTTGAGTTTATTCCTCTCTTCAAAAACTCCACTGCTATCCGCCCGAACTCAAACACCACTACGGAGACAAATCTGAAATGAATCGTGATGCAAAACCAATACGAAATATGCACGAAAACTGATTAAGGGCTGTATACCGCTGTATACAATGAACTATCTTGTCCCGTTAAGTATACTTTTTGGGAAAAAGCCCAAAATAATGACATTGCGATCGACCTGAGTATTTCCCTGAGGTGGGAGTTGGATAAAAGCTTACCTGCAGGATCCACCTGAGGCAGGAAAGCCAGATGTTCTTTATATTCCTCTGACAAAACTAGTAACATTTTCACTATTTATCGATTAAAAGGTCTCTCTATGTGACTCAAATAGTCTTTATCAAAAAGCCTACCAGACGGCAAAGGAAAATTACTTTTCCTAAAGATGAACAGTCACATGACAGCCACTGTGGCGTTTTTATGATCGGATAAAAACACACTGCAGCGTTTTCGTTCCGCAATCAACTTCTTCTACTATTCCAACAATCAACGGAAAATACTTCACATGTATTAGCGTGAATAAGTACAGAATTAATATTCAGAACTGTGCAACTTTTTTTGTATGTTGtgcatatttttattattagtcAGTTATTGTCATTATTTTGTTATTGCAAGTAGATATGCGGGGTTGGGCATATAATATAACTTAATAATtaggtattttattttaaatgaaccTGCATCTATATGTATGTTCTATATTGTGGTTAGGAACTTATGAATCACTGTATGTGGAAGTAAATCGACTAATAAAGGTGGTTGGAAAAAAACAACTGCGTCGCGTTTTCAGAAACGTCATACAGCATGCGACAGAGATCTGAGTTTTCCACGTTGTGAAAGCATATTTCTGTTGTCGTGTAAAAATGGGCAAAGAAGAAGAGTTTGCTACATTAGGCAAAGTAAATGTTCTCAAGATAAATCATGCGGATGACCCAGTGATCAACTTCGAAAAATGGAAGAAAAAGTACCACAAGACGAAAATGCGAGTAAAGAAGGAGAGAAATCAAAGAAAGAAACCGGAGTGGCAAGTGGAGAGGGAACAGATAGAGAAACTTGTCGGCAAGTATGACCAGATAAACGCAAAGGACGCTATTAAGTTTTCAGATTTCCCAATTTCAAAGAAAACTCTCAGAGGTTTACTTGCGGGGCAGTATCGGCAACCCACTGAAATACAGAGGCAGACCATAGGGTTTGCTTTACAAGGGAAAGATGTCCTTGGGGCCGCAAAGACCGGGTCTGGTAAGACTTTGGCCTTTTTAATACCTGTGTTGGAGTCTTTATACCGACATCAGTGGACTGCCATGGATGGGCTGGGTGCGCTAATCATCTCTCCAACCAGAGAGCTTGCCTACCAGACATTTGAGGTGCTACGCAAGATTGGTAAAAACCACGAGTTCTCCGCAGGACTCATAATTGGAGGCAAGGATCTTAAAACTGAATCTGAAAGAATCCATCGAACGAATATTGTCATCTGCACCCCTGGGCGGCTGCTGCAACACATGGACGAGACAGCAACCTTCCACGTCTCTGACCTACATGTTCTTGTTCTGGATGAAGCTGATCGTATCCTTGACATGGGCTTTGCAGACACTCTTAACGCAATAATCGAGAATCTCCCTAAGACACGTCAGACACTGCTGTTCTCAGCCACGCAAACCAAATCTGTCAAAGACCTGGCTCGTCTCAGCCTAAAAGACCCAGAGTATGTGTGGGTGCACGAGAAGGCCATGTTCAGCACTCCTGCCACCCTGGAGCAAAGCTTTGTGGTGTGTGAGCTCCACCAGAAGGTAAACATGTTGTTTTCCTTCATCCGGAGCCACCTGCAAAAGAAAGTCATCGTTTTCTTTGCATGCTGCAAGGAGGTGCAATATTTGTTCCGCGCGTTCTGTCGATTGCGTCCAGGCATGCCTATCCTGGCCCTTCATGGCAAGCAGCAGCAGATGAAGAGAATGGAGGTCTACAAAGACTTTGTTGGGAAGAAAAGTGCTGTACTATTTGCTACAGATATTGCTGCCAGGGGGCTAGATTTCCCTTCTGTCAACTGGGTGCTACAGTTTGACTGTCCAGAGGATGCCGACACCTATATCCATCGAGTTGGCCGTACCGCCAGGTATAAAGAGGGAGGCGAAGCCCTGTTGGTGCTCCTGCCGTCAGAAGAAGAGGGCATGATCACTCAGCTCCAGGACAAGAAGGTTCCAATCAACAAGATTCAAGTAAGTTCAGATAAAGTTGTATGTTCAAGGAAGGTACTAAGGACACATTCATCTCATGCATTGATTAGCAGGTCTGACTGGTAAGATACATGGCAGGTTAGGTTATATTCAGGGCAATAATTGTGTTCTCATTGGTTTATGCAGGTGAATCCAGAAAAACTTCAAAATGTCCAGCTGAAGTTGGAGGCCTTCCTCGCCCAGGAGATGGATCAAAAGGAGCGGGCACAGAGGTGTTTTGTCTCCTACCTACGCTCTGTATACCTCATGAAGAACAAGAATGTCTTTGATGTATTCCAGCTGAAAATGCACGAGTTCGCTCTTTCACTCGGCCTTGCCGTGGCTCCGAGGGTGCGATTTTTAAATAAGGCCCAAGTACAAAAAAAGCAACTGACGGGCCAGGCGGAACATGAGCAGCCTGAAGATGCCGAACTCACACAATTCAAGGCAAAACTGAGAGGAGAGGTTTCTGGTAAAGAAAGGAAGACATCAGAAAcagaggaggatgagaaggatTCCAGCCCTGCACTGTTTCTCGGTGCAGCCTGtaacgatgatgatgacgatgatctCCGGGAGGTAGACTTGCTGACAGTCAAGAGGAGAGATGTCTTCAGTTTGTCTGAAGACCAATTGGATGATGATGAATACCTTGACCTTCCCAAGGGTAAAAAAGTGACAACATTGTCGGAGGCTAAGAAGATCCTAAAGAGAAAGTTCCAAGTCAACACCAAGATCACTTTCTCTGAGGAAGGGGACACGGTGCAGCAGTGGCCGCTTGTCCAGAAGTCTGCAGTGCAGGCTGCAAAtgaagagctggaggaggagttcTCGGGTATCAATGTAGAAAAGGCTCGGGAGAGACTTCAGCGGGAGGACCAAGAGTTTGACAAGCAGGAATACAACCGCAAAAtcaaagagaaaaagagggagaaaaggCTAAAGGCTAAGGATGCCAGGAGAGAGGCCAGCAAACGCTCAACAGATAAGtctgacgaggaggaggaggaaacggTAGCATATCTGGAACACAGTGGTGAGGAGTTTGACCCCAGTACACTGCCAGATCCAGATAAACCTCAGACAACCTGGGAGCTTAGCACCAACACATCTCTGATCGCTCGCGATATGAGTGGGGAAAGCAGCAGTGACGACAGCGACGTGTCCCCAGCAAGCAAAAGGAAGAGAACGCTGCATCACCAGCCTCTCGATACAGGGCTCTCCTTGGCTGAAGATGAGGAGCTGGTTCTGCGCTTACTTGGTAGCAGTTAATCTGATATTTTATGTTTGGAATTTGCAGTTATGTGCTCCCTCTTTCTCAATATATTGTATGATTAATTGGCATATGTGGAACAAGAAGCCGGCAAATAGTGTTTCTTGACTAAATAGTCTGCAATAGAATACTGTTTATAATTGTATAACCTCATTGATTTCATGCTTTAAAGAAATAATATGTATGCATCTTTTACTAAGGTGTTGACTAATAAAATGATTCGATAAAATACTTGTATTTGTACTTTTAATGTTTCTACTATAGCAAATACAGTTGAAAAATATAACCATTCATATGTTAAAACTATTTATAATATTATGTTGTGCATTTCAACATGCCTTGCCACATGTAGTATTTTAAGCCTCACCGCAATGAGGACAGGGTTAGTGTGAAATTAgcgatggattttttttttagatgttgACTGCCATACCATATCTAACGTTTGACATTGACAATAAATAACGGACTGAAACCTAGAAAACTAAACTAATTGCATCAATGTCCAACCAAGATCTGGTCGTAAATTGCCTCTAAAAACCTAAATACAAAGCCATTTCATATGTATTGTATAAGTTTAGTTGACTATGTGGAACAGGTGGCACAGAGGCAAGGAGTAGATGGACAAGAAGATGAGTTTGGTCAGAAAATGAACGGAGCTAAACGTCATAATGATACTAATACATCAGTCATTTCGTAATCATAACATACAATATAGACTCATAAATGTTTGTTATTAGCctatgaaaatatttttttgttgactTAATTTACACATTTTTCGGAGTACGGTAATGTACAATTGATGAGGCATAAAAGCAGTTTTAAATGTATTGCTATGCTTCTTCTTTGCCGTCACTGTAGAGTGGAACCGGAAGTCACGGTGCGTACAGGAAGTATTGTCATCGTTGCAGCGTCCAACCTGTCCGTGCAGAAACTTCTTTGGGTGCATTTTTCTATCTTGACGTTACGATGTTTTACTcataacatttttaatttgatGTACTTTTGAATTTATGACTTAATGTAAACATATCCACAGTGTAGTCACGTAAACCGCCTGGTCGTCCTTTTAGTATAAATCGCTCCCTAATCAATATCAGATACTTCCAGGTCAAGTGCAGCTCAACGAAATAAACAAGCGTAAAAAAGACTGCGACGCAAAaagattaaaacaaacaaacaaagtaaacgaaaaccaatcagaacagaAGGCCCTGGTTCATCTGCAAGTTATGCTACACACGGGATGGCGGAAAGACAGGACAATGAGGTATCTTCATTACAAACTAGTAATTGTCTAAATACGAGTAACGTTTGTGCTACTGACAGCTACTCAACCCCTGGCACCgtctgaatgtgttttttttcatgaattaAAATTGGTACAGACATTTGTCTATAAACGTTACGTTAGAACAGAGGAAGTTCTTGAACATGAAAAATAATTAAGCAATACCTTTCCTCAAATGAGTTACTAGttaacacatttaaacactttaATACTCTGTAATTTACCATCTCTTTACGAAACTACAAATAACTTGCCTTAGACTTGCAGCTGATGGacctcaacaacaccatcaaatGCTTAATAGCCATAATAACAACCGACTTAATGGCCCCTGAGTATTTAAGGACATTTTTGTGCTAGAGTTGACATTTTCAGGTCTTTTACGTGTTCAAAAACATTCATATGTTAAGGCTATCAGTAAAGTATGCAATGTAAATTAAACATGTCTTTGAACTTTACTAAATTTGAAGATTGAAGAAGCAGACCAAATATACCTTCTGATGAAGGAGGAGTACCGAATATCCAGGAATGTCCGCCTTGCCTGGTTTCTTGGCAAACTAAACCAAGTCATCAGGCCGACCTCAAACTCTGAACTGGTGGGTTAGACCTGACTGATAGTGTTTTatgattgtgttttgtttccaaATGTGTTCCCTCTAATATTAAAGTAATTACTGTTGATTCATTGATCCACAGTCAGCTCTGTGGAAATGTTTGTAATATTCAGTTTGTGATAATTCCCCAAAAAACTAAGCTTTCTTTTTCGATTGTGGAATGTTCTTTATTTGGACCTGATAAAAAAATTGTGGTTCTCAAAGAGCCATGAAATAAGGTTAATCCTCCCTAAATTGACAAACATTGTCTAAGCGGTTTTCACTATTAAGCCCTTGCAAAATAAACTGAAATCTGCAGCAGTCTTAGAGTCCCACAACATGTCAATATGATTGCGGATTCATTTAATCCATTTGCTGTATTGGATTTTGTTGCATTTACTTGTGGCTTTGaggctttgtctttgtcttgttGCATGATCCAGTTTAATTCCGTCTTTAGCAGTGGAACGAATGTTCTCAATATTCTTAAACATTTACATAGCTTGACAGAGCAATGTCGATTCCCGCATGTtgcctggtgtttttttttctcctgatTTTAGTATCACAATACTTTAAACATCGCAATGCAATCTTGAACTACAATTTCATAACATTCAGCAGCAAGTTtttctataatataataaacctAGCTCATCAGGATGCATTGTTTACCTCTTTTTCTGTGTTGAGCTGTATTTCTGTATTCCATTTACCGAATTGTAGGGCTTGGTGTTGATTCAGTTTGTGAACTGACATATGAAACTATAACAATCAGAGCTCATTTTAAATCTACAGGAAAGTGCAAATTATCTTACCACACACTTGTTCGCATAAAGACctactttttatatattttttatcaaatgcaCAAACAATGCTCTTTCTTTCAATGTTGGATCTCCCCAACTACCGATTTCGAATATAAGTTCTCAACAGACAATGCGCAAAGTCTGgacttttgtttagtttttcatAAAGTGTCAATCTTTTACTAACACGAGAACATCTTCTACAGCTACACTCAGAGAACGAGCTTGACCTGTTAAGTGTCTTGCCCAAAGGATGGCAGCCAGACCAGCCTCCAACAGCACAACCCTGTATGTTGATACCTTCCACCCGGGCCATGTTCCTGGCCCGCCGATACCGCTTTGTCATTGAACTGGACCTCAGCCCTTCAACTGGGATTGTGGTAAAAACTGGCTTAGCCAATATGGATTTTAagcttaaaataaaaacaacaaataacgTTAACAAATGTAGTGAATTTGTTTGgaaattatttatttgactACTTTTTACTTTAGATTAATCTTTGATTTTTGCGGATTGAAAATAAACCTCTGCTTTGTACTCTACAGGATGACAGTGCCGGAAAGCTGATATTTGATGAAGTCTTCAATGCCCTTTCAAAATGTCTCGCTGGTCTTGCTCGACCCTTCCGAGTTCCTGGCACCAGTCAAGTTTTCCAACCAAAGGTTTTCATCACTATCCTGGCTTATTCCTCAATCATTGGACTTAGTTCCCACCAGGTGAGTCCTTTTTATTCTTCTTtgtttatgattattatgaatAATTGTAGATTTTGAGGCACAGCAGAAGGTAAAATACCGTTTTGGCTTGTATCCCAGGATTTGAGACCAAGCACGAATATGCGTtcactttcttcttcttcttttaaacAACTGTTCCACTGCATCCTTTGTCATACAGGTACTGGTTCAATGTTGCCAGCTTGATTGCACAGATCTGACGCAGTTCCTGCAAAAGGTGTACCACCAGCTCAGAGCAGTGGAGAACAACATTGCAGAggttctgcagcagcagcatgagCAGGTCAGATATTTAAATGCATTCCTTATTACACAATATATTGAACTATATTTCCATAACCACAGAAAATCAAGCTATTGATATTTGGTAGTTTTTCTAGAGGGTTAAATGTTTCCTTGCTTTGGTAAATCAGTGAGTAGGCGTGTCATGTTATACATAAGAACAATTTCATATAATGATGAATTCTTTTTGCGTTTTAGTGCCATTTTACTACATTAGGAGTGGACAAACTTTTCACATCTTACCATTATAAAGTGT includes the following:
- the commd2 gene encoding LOW QUALITY PROTEIN: COMM domain-containing protein 2 (The sequence of the model RefSeq protein was modified relative to this genomic sequence to represent the inferred CDS: substituted 1 base at 1 genomic stop codon); amino-acid sequence: MLLVLSEEYKEHLAFLPQVDPAVVFEFGRIAVEFLKRGINSKVYDGAARKLGFPITTVQHGVEGLMFLLTESSKLMITDIDFKDSVMVLGFSTELNKILLQLYVENQTTIRSTLTQLAPSLPSYHNLEWRLDVQVGTTYMNATQPQSVCLQTXYLLLVSAGTSENRRCCLQTNPSTLLHLIAVLEAALASMKNNHARRILRNIK
- the ddx10 gene encoding probable ATP-dependent RNA helicase DDX10 translates to MGKEEEFATLGKVNVLKINHADDPVINFEKWKKKYHKTKMRVKKERNQRKKPEWQVEREQIEKLVGKYDQINAKDAIKFSDFPISKKTLRGLLAGQYRQPTEIQRQTIGFALQGKDVLGAAKTGSGKTLAFLIPVLESLYRHQWTAMDGLGALIISPTRELAYQTFEVLRKIGKNHEFSAGLIIGGKDLKTESERIHRTNIVICTPGRLLQHMDETATFHVSDLHVLVLDEADRILDMGFADTLNAIIENLPKTRQTLLFSATQTKSVKDLARLSLKDPEYVWVHEKAMFSTPATLEQSFVVCELHQKVNMLFSFIRSHLQKKVIVFFACCKEVQYLFRAFCRLRPGMPILALHGKQQQMKRMEVYKDFVGKKSAVLFATDIAARGLDFPSVNWVLQFDCPEDADTYIHRVGRTARYKEGGEALLVLLPSEEEGMITQLQDKKVPINKIQVNPEKLQNVQLKLEAFLAQEMDQKERAQRCFVSYLRSVYLMKNKNVFDVFQLKMHEFALSLGLAVAPRVRFLNKAQVQKKQLTGQAEHEQPEDAELTQFKAKLRGEVSGKERKTSETEEDEKDSSPALFLGAACNDDDDDDLREVDLLTVKRRDVFSLSEDQLDDDEYLDLPKGKKVTTLSEAKKILKRKFQVNTKITFSEEGDTVQQWPLVQKSAVQAANEELEEEFSGINVEKARERLQREDQEFDKQEYNRKIKEKKREKRLKAKDARREASKRSTDKSDEEEEETVAYLEHSGEEFDPSTLPDPDKPQTTWELSTNTSLIARDMSGESSSDDSDVSPASKRKRTLHHQPLDTGLSLAEDEELVLRLLGSS